The following coding sequences are from one Chaetodon trifascialis isolate fChaTrf1 chromosome 24, fChaTrf1.hap1, whole genome shotgun sequence window:
- the LOC139327810 gene encoding vascular endothelial growth factor C-like: protein MWIPALLLWILNISNLCSGQDYTDYYQTGDMGTEVPAMSDDQASLDTVTSVDQLLQLLYPEYSLLQHCLRKKSWHSSSSPSFPTSSVSPLVHSNDEDLWGQPREEALYKVDGTLGVILEEIQRTSCQPREVCVEVAKEYPESTSQFYLPRCVALHRCGGCCTNEAFYCTNTSHTLVNKTLMELSPPRMDRSVVMVTFVNHTSCECLSKRPLHSIIRRAATDHLCSPPEIPCASGSLWDPMNCVCVSTDAINYSETEAQDSGLLALCGPNRVLDESTCECVCRNGLTEDSCDPGWKLDHNTCECQCEGQGEGKLCPTGQRWDEELCGCVCAAECPGNQPLNPDTCLCQCRESPQSCLRQGKRFNPNTCSCYRLPCRKPRPVCQTGFYYSHQVCQCIPNYMRPGWN, encoded by the exons GTCCCAGCAATGTCAGATGACCAGGCCAGTTTGGACACAGTGACGAGCGTGGATCAGCTCCTACAGCTTCTGTACCCCGAATACAGTTTGCTTCAGCACTGCCTGAGGAAGAAATCCTggcactcctcctcttccccctcttttCCCACCTCGTCAGTGAGCCCCTTAGTCCACTCTAACGATGAGGATCTGTGGGGTCAGCCGAGGGAGGAGGCTCTTTACAAAGTGGACGGAACTTTGGGAG TCATCCTAGAGGAGATCCAGCGGACCTCATGCCAGcccagagaggtgtgtgttgaGGTCGCCAAAGAGTACCCAGAATCCACCAGTCAGTTCTACCTCCCTCGCTGTGTGGCGCTGCATCGGTGTGGTGGATGCTGCACCAACGAGGCCTTTTACTGCACCAACACGAGCCACACGCTTGTCAACAAGACG CTGATGGAGCTGTCCCCACCCAGGATGGACCGCTCCGTCGTCATGGTCACCTTTGTCAACCACACTTCGTGCGAATGCCTCTCCAAGCGGCCGCTCCACTCCATCATAAGACGAGCCGCAACAGATCAcct atgttcCCCACCCGAAATTCCCTGCGCCTCTGGCTCATTATGGGATCcaatgaactgtgtgtgtgtctctacagATGCCATAAACTACTCTGAGActg AGGCGCAGGACTCAGGTCTGCTGGCTCTCTGTGGGCCCAACAGGGTTCTGGATGAGTCCacctgtgagtgtgtctgtcgAAATGGACTCACCGAGGACAGCTGCGATCCAGGCTGGAAACTGGACCACAACACCT gtgaATGCCAGTGTGAAGGTCAAGGTGAGGGGAAGTTGTGTCCCACCGGCCAGCGGTGGGATGAGGAGCTGTGTGGCTGCGTGTGCGCCGCAGAGTGTCCCGGGAACCAGCCCCTGAACCCCGACACCTGCCTGTGTCAGTGCAGAGAGAGTCCACAGTCTTGTTTGCGGCAGGGCAAGAGGTTCAACCCCAACACCTGCAG CTGTTACAGATTGCCTTGCAGAAAGCCCAGACCTGTGTGCCAGACTGGTTTTTACTACAGCCACCAAGTGTGCCAGTGCATCCCCAACTACATGAGGCCCGGCTGGAATTAA